The proteins below are encoded in one region of Podarcis raffonei isolate rPodRaf1 chromosome 8, rPodRaf1.pri, whole genome shotgun sequence:
- the LOC128419385 gene encoding cadherin-15-like isoform X2, with amino-acid sequence MGKDVCCSEEEVHSSPPVLHLKQQKDGTGRVKRAWVIPPISVSENHKRLPHVLVQIKSDKQQPGGVIYSIKGPGVDEDPKGVFSIDKRNGKVYLNTVLDREKNERFRLRAFALDLSGVPLEDPTDLEILVMDQNDNRPLFRQAVFIGHVVEEAPPGTYVMTVEATDADDPETDNAALRYSILGPEMGDVFTIDELSGEVQTARAGFDREVVGIYNLTLQVADMSGEGLATTATAVIYVDDINDNPPEFTEKEFSMEAPENKQGVVIGRVLVQDKDLPGSPNWLAKFTILEGDPNGAFAIHTDPLTNDGVISLVKALNHEERDRFELLVSVQNQSPLELSAPKAARALTTVRVHVLDANEAPFFRENPWRGSVNEGAPPGTEITLYRASDPDTQQGQQLRYFQASDLASWLQVDPDSSLVQTRQTVPPRSTFPGGWYTLQILASDNGNPSLTATGTLSIEVLEVNDHAPLLLPVTSELCSQGGRLVLSATDDDLAPHAEPFHFRLSPDMAQNWTLGHINDTHALLQTEGEVDLGLHVLPLLISDSGTPPQVREQLLNVSVCACDKWGSCQAHVAAVVGAVAGLSFGALMIILSCTILLLLLALLVAALEHSRRQAFHKGLLGGSQDDLRDNIVNYNEQGGGEEDQDAYDLNQLRNPDLFPPPSLRSKPPHRRDAPYSYGLPQYPRRLPACPSDIEDFINEGLEAADSDPSVPPYDTALIYDYEGEGSAGGSLSSILSSLADEDQDYDYLNEWGPRFRRLAELYGQ; translated from the exons ATTAAATCAGACAAGCAGCAGCCCGGAGGTGTGATCTACAGCATCAAGGGTCCAGGAGTGGATGAAGATCCCAAGGGTGTGTTCTCCATCGATAAACGCAATGGGAAAGTCTACCTCAATACTGTGCTGGACCGGGAAAAGAATGAACGCTTTCGG CTCAGGGCCTTTGCACTAGACCTGAGTGGAGTTCCACTGGAGGATCCCACAGACCTGGAGATTCTGGTCATGGACCAGAATGACAACCGGCCCCTCTTCCGGCAGGCTGTGTTTATTGGGCACGTGGTGGAAGAGGCTCCTCCAG GTACCTACGTGATGACGGTAGAAGCCACAGACGCAGACGACCCTGAGACCGACAATGCCGCATTGAGATATTCCATCCTGGGACCAGAGATGGGAGACGTCTTCACAATTGACGAGCTATCAGGGGAAGTTCAAACAGCCCGAGCTGGGTTTGACCGGGAG GTCGTCGGCATTTACAACCTGACGCTCCAAGTGGCAGATATGTCCGGAGAGGGCCTGGCCACCACCGCCACAGCCGTTATCTACGTGGATGACATAAATGATAACCCGCCCGAGTTCACAGAGAAAGAG TTCTCAATGGAGGCCCCTGAGAACAAGCAAGGCGTGGTCATTGGGCGAGTGCTGGTCCAAGACAAGGACCTCCCTGGTTCTCCCAACTGGTTGGCTAAGTTCACCATTCTGGAGGGGGACCCCAACGGGGCTTTCGCCATCCACACCGACCCCCTCACCAACGATGGCGTCATCTCCCTGGTGAAG GCCCTCAACCATGAAGAACGGGACCGGTTTGAACTGCTTGTCTCTGTCCAGAACCAAAGTCCCCTGGAGCTGTCTGCCCCAAAGGCTGCCAGGGCCTTGACCACAGTGCGGGTGCACGTGCTCGATGCCAATGAAGCCCCCTTCTTCCGGGAGAATCCCTGGAGGGGAAGCGTGAATGAAGGTGCGCCCCCTGGCACAGAGATAACCCTCTACCGTGCCAGTGACCCAGACACCCAGCAAGGGCAGCAACTCAG GTACTTCCAGGCCTCTGACCTGGCCAGCTGGCTGCAAGTGGACCCTGACTCCAGCCTGGTGCAGACACGACAGACGGTTCCCCCACGCTCAACATTCCCAGGCGGCTGGTACACCTTGCAGATCCTGGCCAGCGATAATG GAAACCCGTCCTTGACAGCTACGGGGACCCTGTCCATTGAGGTGCTGGAAGTCAACGACCATGCTCCTCTTCTGCTTCCGGTGACTAGTGAGCTATGCAGCCAGGGCGGACGCCTGGTGCTGAGCGCCACTGATGATGACCTGGCTCCCCACGCTGAGCCCTTCCACTTTCGCCTCAGCCCTGACATGGCTCAGAATTGGACTCTCGGACACATCAATG ATACCCATGCGCTGCTGCAGACTGAAGGAGAAGTGGATCTAGGGCTCCACGTCCTGCCGCTGCTCATCAGTGACTCAGGGACACCGCCACAGGTGCGAGAGCAGCTCCTGAATGTCTCTGTGTGCGCCTGTGACAAGTGGGGCTCCTGCCAGGCTCACGTTGCTGCCGTGGTGGGTGCTGTGGCAGGCCTGAGTTTCGGGGCCTTGATGATCATCCTGAGCTGCACCATCCTGCTCCTGC TCCTGGCCTTGCTGGTGGCTGCGCTGGAGCATTCCCGCCGTCAGGCCTTCCACAAGGGTCTCCTGGGGGGCTCTCAGGATGACTTGAGGGACAACATCGTCAACTACAACGAACAAGGAGGCGGAGAAGAGGACCAG GATGCCTACGACCTCAACCAGCTGCGCAACCCCGACCTCTTCCCCCCACCATCTCTTCGGAGCAAGCCGCCGCACCGGAGGGACGCCCCCTACAGCTACGGCCTGCCTCAGTACCCCCGGCGGCTGCCTGCCTGTCCTTCCGACATAGAGGACTTCATCAACGAG GGCCTGGAGGCGGCCGACAGTGACCCCAGCGTGCCCCCGTATGACACGGCTCTCATCTACGACTACGAGGGCGAAGGCTCGGCCGGTGGCTCGCTCAGCTCCATCCTCTCCAGCTTGGCTGACGAAGACCAGGATTACGACTATCTCAACGAATGGGGTCCACGATTCCGGCGCCTGGCAGAGCTGTACGGTCAATAG
- the LOC128419385 gene encoding cadherin-15-like isoform X1 encodes MATPFWLISFLLAMLWAQDVCCSEEEVHSSPPVLHLKQQKDGTGRVKRAWVIPPISVSENHKRLPHVLVQIKSDKQQPGGVIYSIKGPGVDEDPKGVFSIDKRNGKVYLNTVLDREKNERFRLRAFALDLSGVPLEDPTDLEILVMDQNDNRPLFRQAVFIGHVVEEAPPGTYVMTVEATDADDPETDNAALRYSILGPEMGDVFTIDELSGEVQTARAGFDREVVGIYNLTLQVADMSGEGLATTATAVIYVDDINDNPPEFTEKEFSMEAPENKQGVVIGRVLVQDKDLPGSPNWLAKFTILEGDPNGAFAIHTDPLTNDGVISLVKALNHEERDRFELLVSVQNQSPLELSAPKAARALTTVRVHVLDANEAPFFRENPWRGSVNEGAPPGTEITLYRASDPDTQQGQQLRYFQASDLASWLQVDPDSSLVQTRQTVPPRSTFPGGWYTLQILASDNGNPSLTATGTLSIEVLEVNDHAPLLLPVTSELCSQGGRLVLSATDDDLAPHAEPFHFRLSPDMAQNWTLGHINDTHALLQTEGEVDLGLHVLPLLISDSGTPPQVREQLLNVSVCACDKWGSCQAHVAAVVGAVAGLSFGALMIILSCTILLLLLALLVAALEHSRRQAFHKGLLGGSQDDLRDNIVNYNEQGGGEEDQDAYDLNQLRNPDLFPPPSLRSKPPHRRDAPYSYGLPQYPRRLPACPSDIEDFINEGLEAADSDPSVPPYDTALIYDYEGEGSAGGSLSSILSSLADEDQDYDYLNEWGPRFRRLAELYGQ; translated from the exons ATTAAATCAGACAAGCAGCAGCCCGGAGGTGTGATCTACAGCATCAAGGGTCCAGGAGTGGATGAAGATCCCAAGGGTGTGTTCTCCATCGATAAACGCAATGGGAAAGTCTACCTCAATACTGTGCTGGACCGGGAAAAGAATGAACGCTTTCGG CTCAGGGCCTTTGCACTAGACCTGAGTGGAGTTCCACTGGAGGATCCCACAGACCTGGAGATTCTGGTCATGGACCAGAATGACAACCGGCCCCTCTTCCGGCAGGCTGTGTTTATTGGGCACGTGGTGGAAGAGGCTCCTCCAG GTACCTACGTGATGACGGTAGAAGCCACAGACGCAGACGACCCTGAGACCGACAATGCCGCATTGAGATATTCCATCCTGGGACCAGAGATGGGAGACGTCTTCACAATTGACGAGCTATCAGGGGAAGTTCAAACAGCCCGAGCTGGGTTTGACCGGGAG GTCGTCGGCATTTACAACCTGACGCTCCAAGTGGCAGATATGTCCGGAGAGGGCCTGGCCACCACCGCCACAGCCGTTATCTACGTGGATGACATAAATGATAACCCGCCCGAGTTCACAGAGAAAGAG TTCTCAATGGAGGCCCCTGAGAACAAGCAAGGCGTGGTCATTGGGCGAGTGCTGGTCCAAGACAAGGACCTCCCTGGTTCTCCCAACTGGTTGGCTAAGTTCACCATTCTGGAGGGGGACCCCAACGGGGCTTTCGCCATCCACACCGACCCCCTCACCAACGATGGCGTCATCTCCCTGGTGAAG GCCCTCAACCATGAAGAACGGGACCGGTTTGAACTGCTTGTCTCTGTCCAGAACCAAAGTCCCCTGGAGCTGTCTGCCCCAAAGGCTGCCAGGGCCTTGACCACAGTGCGGGTGCACGTGCTCGATGCCAATGAAGCCCCCTTCTTCCGGGAGAATCCCTGGAGGGGAAGCGTGAATGAAGGTGCGCCCCCTGGCACAGAGATAACCCTCTACCGTGCCAGTGACCCAGACACCCAGCAAGGGCAGCAACTCAG GTACTTCCAGGCCTCTGACCTGGCCAGCTGGCTGCAAGTGGACCCTGACTCCAGCCTGGTGCAGACACGACAGACGGTTCCCCCACGCTCAACATTCCCAGGCGGCTGGTACACCTTGCAGATCCTGGCCAGCGATAATG GAAACCCGTCCTTGACAGCTACGGGGACCCTGTCCATTGAGGTGCTGGAAGTCAACGACCATGCTCCTCTTCTGCTTCCGGTGACTAGTGAGCTATGCAGCCAGGGCGGACGCCTGGTGCTGAGCGCCACTGATGATGACCTGGCTCCCCACGCTGAGCCCTTCCACTTTCGCCTCAGCCCTGACATGGCTCAGAATTGGACTCTCGGACACATCAATG ATACCCATGCGCTGCTGCAGACTGAAGGAGAAGTGGATCTAGGGCTCCACGTCCTGCCGCTGCTCATCAGTGACTCAGGGACACCGCCACAGGTGCGAGAGCAGCTCCTGAATGTCTCTGTGTGCGCCTGTGACAAGTGGGGCTCCTGCCAGGCTCACGTTGCTGCCGTGGTGGGTGCTGTGGCAGGCCTGAGTTTCGGGGCCTTGATGATCATCCTGAGCTGCACCATCCTGCTCCTGC TCCTGGCCTTGCTGGTGGCTGCGCTGGAGCATTCCCGCCGTCAGGCCTTCCACAAGGGTCTCCTGGGGGGCTCTCAGGATGACTTGAGGGACAACATCGTCAACTACAACGAACAAGGAGGCGGAGAAGAGGACCAG GATGCCTACGACCTCAACCAGCTGCGCAACCCCGACCTCTTCCCCCCACCATCTCTTCGGAGCAAGCCGCCGCACCGGAGGGACGCCCCCTACAGCTACGGCCTGCCTCAGTACCCCCGGCGGCTGCCTGCCTGTCCTTCCGACATAGAGGACTTCATCAACGAG GGCCTGGAGGCGGCCGACAGTGACCCCAGCGTGCCCCCGTATGACACGGCTCTCATCTACGACTACGAGGGCGAAGGCTCGGCCGGTGGCTCGCTCAGCTCCATCCTCTCCAGCTTGGCTGACGAAGACCAGGATTACGACTATCTCAACGAATGGGGTCCACGATTCCGGCGCCTGGCAGAGCTGTACGGTCAATAG
- the SLC22A31 gene encoding putative solute carrier family 22 member 31, whose translation MDFDGQLLRQVGGFGRRARLLAAASWLPNVPLALGLAAGLLLAATPQHRCRPDPALLPPELRNASGPELRNASIPRGSHCLLYRYPPPGGGLEPNGTGPCTRGWEYVLPEAGLLSTVVTQWDLVCANHWQVPLEQTTHLLGWLIGYMAFGSACDRFGRRATFISSLMLSIPLGIAVALAVNYVMLVFTRLLFGALLAGTFLSLYVARLELCDPPHRLAVTMGAGFFWVSGELLLPGLAVACKEWRLLQGTIVLGLTLLAACWWCPALSPESGRWLLATQQLEEGKQVLRDLAEGNGIRLEDDSYTWEHLFAELDNLSGGAPLPQYYSICKIFRTRVIWKNSLILGFTAFIGSGIRHSFTRNLTSYAPGFYFPYFLLVASEAVALLFLCLTVDHFGRRAALLLSTILTGVSSLLLLALTQYLMSWLIVLLSVLGILASQAVSALSVLFAGEVLPTVVRGSGLGLILAAGLVGQATTPLMEIHNSHGFFLHHVIFASFAILSVLSIMLLPESTSRPLPDSLQDGESQHRPPLFRSSQRQRHKDHLPLLSTRSTAGPYDPDSYARLVSATKKMLGSHHGASSGQTRPLLPVRSRNNSTLEGM comes from the exons ATGGACTTCGACGGGCAGCTGCTGCGGCAGGTGGGCGGCTTCGGGCGGCGCGCCCGGCTCCTGGCTGCCGCCTCGTGGCTGCCCAACGTGCCGCTGGCGCTCGGCCTGGCTGCGGGGCTCCTGCTGGCCGCCACCCCGCAGCACCGCTGCCGCCCGGACCCGGCGCTGCTGCCGCCCGAACTGCGCAACGCCAGCGGGCCCGAGCTGCGCAACGCCTCCATCCCGCGCGGCAGCCACTGCCTGCTTTACCGCTACCCGCCGCCCGGGGGCGGCCTCGAGCCCAACGGGACCGGCCCTTGCACCCGCGGCTGGGAGTACGTTCTGCCTGAGGCCGGCCTCCTCTCCACCGTCGTGACGCAG TGGGACTTGGTCTGTGCCAACCACTGGCAGGTGCCCCTGGAGCAAACCACCCACCTCCTGGGGTGGTTGATTGGTTACATGGCTTTTGGATCGGCCTGTGACAG GTTTGGCCGCCGGGCCACTTTCATCTCCTCCTTGATGCTGTCCATTCCTCTGGGCATTGCCGTGGCACTGGCTGTGAATTACGTTATGCTTGTATTTACCCGGCTGCTCTTTGGGGCACTGCTGGCtggcaccttcctctccctctaTGTTGCAA GGCTGGAGTTGTGTGACCCTCCGCACCGCCTGGCAGTCACCATGGGCGCTGGTTTCTTCTGGGTGTCTGGGGAGCTGCTCTTGCCAGGGCTGGCGGTGGCTTGCAAGGAGTGGCGGCTCCTCCAGGGGACAATAGTGCTGGGACTCACTCtgctggctgcctgctggtg GTGTCCTGCCCTCTCCCCTGAGTCGGGCCGCTGGCTCTTGGCCACTCAGCAGCTTGAGGAAGGCAAGCAGGTTCTGCGCGATTTAGCCGAGGGCAATGGAATCCGCCTGGAGGATGACTCCTACACTTGGGAGCACCTGTTTGCAG AGCTGGACAACCTGTCTGGAGGGGCCCCTCTGCCACAGTACTACAGCATCTGCAAGATCTTCCGCACCCGGGTCATTTGGAAGAACAGCCTTATCCTGGGTTTCACTGC GTTTATTGGGAGTGGGATCCGCCACAGCTTCACCCGCAACCTGACCTCTTACGCACCGGGCTTCTACTTCCCCTACTTCCTGCTGGTGGCGAGTGAGGCGGTTGCGCTCCTCTTCCTGTGCCTGACCGTGGACCACTTTGGACGCCGCGCCGCCCTCCTGCTCAGCACCATCCTGACCGGCGTTTCTTCGCTGCTGCTACTGGCCTTGACTCAGT ACCTGATGTCCTGGCTCATTGTGCTGCTCTCTGTCCTGGGGATCCTCGCGTCACAAGCTGTTTCCGCCCTCAGCGTCCTGTTTGCCGGCGAGGTGCTTCCCACTGTGGTCAG GGGTTCTGGGCTGGGCCTCATCCTGGCCGCTGGCTTGGTGGGCCAGGCCACCACTCCACTCATGGAGATCcacaacagccatggcttcttccTCCACCATGTGATCTTCGCCTCCTTCGCCATCCTGTCGGTGCTTAGCATCATGCTGCTCCCAGAGAGCACCAGCAGGCCCCTTCCGGACTCTCTGCAGGACGGGGAGAGTCAGCACCGGCCCCCGCTCTTCCGCTCCAGTCAGCGCCAGCGCCACAAGGACCATCTGCCGCTGCTCTCCACCCGTTCCACAGCTGGACCCTACGACCCCGACAGCTACGCCCGCCTTGTCTCAGCCACCAAGAAGATGCTGGGCTCCCACCATGGAGCCAGCTCCGGGCAAACAAGACCGCTGCTCCCGGTGCGCTCCCGGAACAACAGCACTCTGGAAGGGATGTAG